A segment of the Candidatus Thorarchaeota archaeon genome:
TCCCGGGGAGCAGCTTCATGCCCATCTTGGCAGCTGTGATGCCGAGCGTCATGTCGAGAAAGATGTCATCATGTGCCCGGACCCGCTGCACGGCATACGCCTTTCCGTCAGGAGACCTCAGGCTGCGGATGTCAGCCCCTCTCGGAAATGAGAACTCAAAGTACGTGGGTGTCCTCGATGTGGGTCCGGAATGGAATACCAGGACCTGTGACTCATCGCTGGGGACAATAGACTTCTGGATGGACTCTGAATAGCCCTCGATGACGGCTTCTGCGATGCTCTGAGCCCACGAGAACCGAGCCTTCATCTCCTCGTGAGTCTGGTCCACAGAACATCCGCAGATTGAGTCGTGAGGTTGATTCTGCAGGAACCATTTCCATGCGGTCGTCAGAAACCCGGAGGGGTACTCCAAGTTCAGCAGCTCATGCAAGTGAGCTCCGATTGGCTCGGCCTTGAGGACCAGAAGGTCCTCGACCCTCTGACTCCAGACCTTAATCCACATCCTCGCGGAATATGTGTCTTGGAGCATCGGGGCCCTTGCCGGAGACCTCAGCTCCCCAACGTAGACGGGCAGTTCCACACCCTGGCTTTGCACTGCGTTCTCGGCGAGGTCCAAGTAGCGTTCCAGACCATCCACGCTCACGTCAAGCTCTGGGCTTGACAGACGCTTGGCATACGCCGTCACAAAGGGCTGAGGAAAGAGATGGTCAGACCCGTTCATCAGCAGGTAGACAGGGACTGCCGAGAACGGTCTCAAGTCCTGTATGAGACCCCGAGCGAGGTCCACGAAACCGTCATAGTCCTCGGGAAACCTCGACGCATTGCCGTACCCGCCAGGCATATAGACAGTCAGGAGCGAGTCGGGCGAGTTGGCATGAGACCTCCATTGGAACAGGGTTGTCTTCAGACTCCACGGCACGCCTCGCCATAGGACTGCTGCACGAAGACCAGTGAGATTGCGAACCAGCTGCGGTATTGCACTGGTGTGACCGAACTGGTCAGGGAGGTATGCAATCTGCATGAGCGGAATGCCGAGCCGCGCGGCGAGGTCGTGGCTGTACTCAAGATTCCGAATGAGGCTCTCTCCACCCACTAGCCACTCGTCAGGCAGGAGATACCACGGTCCGACAGACACTCGACCAGCCCTTATGTGCGTGAGTAACTCCTCCTGACGCTCAGGTCGTATCTCGAAGTAGTCCTCAAGCACGACTGTCTGGCCGTCGAGCATGAACCTGTAGTCCTTGTCCTTCAGGCAGTCGAGCAGCTCGTCGATCAACCTGACGAGGTTGTATCTGAACCTCTGGAAGGGACGATACCACTCGCGGTCCCAATGTGTATGTGGGACGATGATTGCAATGTCCGTCACTGATGCTGCAACCTCATTCTGGGTCATGGTCCTCGGAATACTACTCCTGCTGGTGCAAAGCCGCCATATCAAGATTCAGCAACTGACGGAGTAGCCATGGGCGTCTCGAAAGCAGCACGGTATCGTACAGGCACAGCATAGTTGTCGAACGAGTGAGCATACCATCGACTGAATCGTTCTCTCACCTCGCCGACGACCCTACGATGTAGACTCTCCTCCACTTGAGGACTTGACGACCATACGCGACCATGTGGAGTACTCGCCACCTCACCTCTCTTCACCACAACGCGCCCGCCCAACACTGTGAGGTGGGCTGAGCTGAATGCACGGACAATCCGGTCGGGGTCACGCTGAATGTCGTCAGGACGCAGGTCGTAGACGGCGATGTCCGCATCCGCGCCCACACCGAGATGACCCTTCGTCGCCTGCAGCCCTAGGATCACCGCTGGTGCAGCCCTGGTTGCTATCGCCACCTCGTACAGAGACCACTCTCTGTCAGACTCTGCAACGGTGGAGCGTTGACCGACGCTCGGGTGCATCTCGGTCAGCCATCGGTCCCTCTGCCGCTTGCTCATCAGCCAGGATAGGACCAGAGGGTACTTTGTGAAAGGCCCGGCATTGGGATGGTCTGTGCTCAGAGCGCATCGCCAGATGTCCCTGATGTTGAGGGCATACTCCATTGAGACCGCCCACTGTACAGCGTTCGTTGGGGACTTTGGGTCGTAGGTATACGGCACGATGCCTGCGCCACCGGGAAGCTCTACATCCACGGTCATGTTCGCCCACTTTGAATGCGTGAGCTCGTACAGAGAGAACTGGAAGGGACCATCACCTGTCATGGTTGTAGCAGGCCCGAAGGTGATTTGCCCCAGGTCGACTGTGAAGTGGTCGTTTGCATTGGCGTACTCGGCAAGCTGGAGGCCTCCGGAGTGTACATCCTTCCACTCAGGCCTCCCGCCTTCAACCATTCCAAGAGCGTCGAACGAGATGTGGGCAAGGTGCACAATGTGTTTCCGTCCGTTGTGACCTCGGATGTGCTTAAGCGACTCCAGCTGGGCAATGGTTGTTTCGACGTTACCCACCTTTCCCAGGTTATTCGGGTGGAAGTGCAGAGGATGTGGCAGGCCCAACATCTCGACCGCCTGACAAAGCGATGTGAGAATCATGCGAGGAGTGATTCTCCAGTCGGGTATCTCGGTGTCAAGCTCCCGCACGTTCTTCCCGTGAGCCCATGCATAGGTCCCGCCGGGATTAACCACCTTGACGCCGAGGCCACCGGTGCTATGAAGTATCCAGCTGACGTAGGCTGCAAGACCGGGCAGGTCCTCCTGTTGGACGAAGTCGAATGTTATCATGTTGTTGCCCAACATAGGCAACATGGCGATGTCCACGTTCGTCAGGTCGTGCAACTCCTCCCAACAGTCGAGAGCCTTCACGGGAGGCACAGCCGGTTCAGTCACAGTGGTGTATCCCATTGTGGAGTAGCGATAGCCGGTTACGAATGAACTCGGCAATGTGAAACCCACACCGGAGCGTGTCTTCTTTGTTGCCGCTACCGGGTCAGCTCGATGATCCTCGGGACACATTGCACGAGCGGTATTCAGTTTGCTCCCGAGAATGTGAGTGTGAATGTCGACACCGCCAGCCATGACAGTGAGCCCGGAGAGGTCAATCCTTGAGGCACTCTCGGGCACGGAGTCCACTATCTTGCCATCCCTGATGGGGATGTCCATTATCTCACCATCGATGTGGTGCAGTGGGTCATACACCCTGCAGTTCTGGAGCAGTAGAGAGCGTGACACTATCTCATGCTCACCATCCTGTCGTATATCATGCGGAGGACTTCTCGGTCTGGAAGCACTCCAGCTGGCGGCTCCACTACCTTCCGGAGGTATAGAGGAAGGCCGTCCATTCT
Coding sequences within it:
- a CDS encoding formylmethanofuran dehydrogenase subunit A, with the protein product MSRSLLLQNCRVYDPLHHIDGEIMDIPIRDGKIVDSVPESASRIDLSGLTVMAGGVDIHTHILGSKLNTARAMCPEDHRADPVAATKKTRSGVGFTLPSSFVTGYRYSTMGYTTVTEPAVPPVKALDCWEELHDLTNVDIAMLPMLGNNMITFDFVQQEDLPGLAAYVSWILHSTGGLGVKVVNPGGTYAWAHGKNVRELDTEIPDWRITPRMILTSLCQAVEMLGLPHPLHFHPNNLGKVGNVETTIAQLESLKHIRGHNGRKHIVHLAHISFDALGMVEGGRPEWKDVHSGGLQLAEYANANDHFTVDLGQITFGPATTMTGDGPFQFSLYELTHSKWANMTVDVELPGGAGIVPYTYDPKSPTNAVQWAVSMEYALNIRDIWRCALSTDHPNAGPFTKYPLVLSWLMSKRQRDRWLTEMHPSVGQRSTVAESDREWSLYEVAIATRAAPAVILGLQATKGHLGVGADADIAVYDLRPDDIQRDPDRIVRAFSSAHLTVLGGRVVVKRGEVASTPHGRVWSSSPQVEESLHRRVVGEVRERFSRWYAHSFDNYAVPVRYRAAFETPMATPSVAES